The DNA segment TGATCGACGTGCATGCGGCGGCGGTCAACTTTCCCGACACACTGATCATCGAAGGCAAGTACCAGTTCAAGCCGCCCTTCCCCTTCTCTCCGGGTGGCGAGGCAGCCGGCGTGGTTGCCGCGGTCGGCGAGAGGGTCAGCCACCTCAAGCCCGGCGACCGGGTGATGGCGCTGACCGGCTGGGGCAGTTTCGCCGAGCAGGTGGCGGTGCCGTCCTATAACGTGATGCCGATTCCCAAGGGCATCGACTTCAACTCGGCGGCCGCCTTCGGCATGACCTATGGCACCTCGATGCACGCCCTCAAGCAGCGCGCCAACCTGCAACCCGGCGAGACCCTGCTGGTCCTCGGCGCCTCCGGCGGCGTTGGCCTGGCTGCGGTCGAGATCGGCAAGGCCATGGGCGCACGGGTGATCGCCGCCGCCAGCAGTGCCGAAAAGCTGGAAGTGGCCAAGGCCGCCGGCGCCGATGCGCTGATCAACTACAGCGAAGAGAACCTGAAGGA comes from the Pseudomonas sp. TCU-HL1 genome and includes:
- a CDS encoding NADPH:quinone oxidoreductase family protein — its product is MKAVLCKAFGPADTLVLEEVASPEPKKNEILIDVHAAAVNFPDTLIIEGKYQFKPPFPFSPGGEAAGVVAAVGERVSHLKPGDRVMALTGWGSFAEQVAVPSYNVMPIPKGIDFNSAAAFGMTYGTSMHALKQRANLQPGETLLVLGASGGVGLAAVEIGKAMGARVIAAASSAEKLEVAKAAGADALINYSEENLKDRVKELTGGQGADVIYDPVGGDLFDAAVRSINWNGRLLVVGFASGRIPELPVNLALLKGASVVGVFWGSFAQRRPQDNLANFQQLFAWYAEGKLKPLVSQTFPLERASDAINALATRQAVGKVVVEAR